One genomic segment of bacterium includes these proteins:
- a CDS encoding DedA family protein, whose protein sequence is MIFGERVRLPVAGWRFGPDLDRNRESGSLLEMAVDWVVGTVQEWGYWGILIMMTVESSFVPFPSEVAMIPAGYLAAQGKMSAGLAVAAGLAGSLLGAFINYGLALWLGRPVIERIGHYFLIKAEQLDAADRYFESHGEITTLVARLIPGVRQLISVPAGLARMQIAKFAFYTAVGAGSWSAILVAIGYLAGANEELWRPLLQNTTLGILALVVLAIGFYVFHQRRKTAP, encoded by the coding sequence ATGATCTTCGGCGAACGGGTTCGGTTGCCCGTGGCGGGCTGGAGATTTGGACCGGATCTGGACCGGAACAGGGAGAGTGGATCGTTGCTCGAGATGGCTGTCGATTGGGTGGTGGGTACCGTCCAGGAATGGGGTTATTGGGGGATCCTCATCATGATGACGGTCGAGTCGTCGTTCGTTCCGTTTCCCAGCGAAGTCGCGATGATCCCGGCCGGTTATCTGGCCGCACAGGGGAAGATGAGTGCAGGGCTCGCGGTGGCAGCCGGACTGGCTGGTTCGCTCCTGGGTGCGTTCATCAACTACGGGCTTGCCCTGTGGTTGGGTCGTCCGGTGATCGAAAGGATCGGCCACTATTTCTTGATCAAGGCAGAGCAACTCGATGCAGCGGATCGCTACTTCGAAAGTCACGGAGAGATCACCACATTGGTCGCGCGTCTGATTCCCGGCGTGCGTCAGCTGATCTCGGTTCCCGCGGGTCTTGCGCGCATGCAGATTGCGAAGTTTGCCTTCTACACCGCGGTGGGTGCGGGTTCGTGGAGCGCGATCCTGGTCGCGATCGGATACCTCGCGGGTGCGAACGAAGAACTCTGGCGGCCTTTGCTGCAGAACACGACGTTAGGGATCCTGGCTCTTGTGGTGCTGGCGATTGGCTTCTACGTGTTCCACCAGCGTCGGAAAACGGCTCCGTGA